The Thaumasiovibrio subtropicus genome window below encodes:
- a CDS encoding ABC transporter ATP-binding protein — translation MTQPIIQVRELRKTFTMGGGFSKTEQFEALRGISFDLHAGKTLALVGESGCGKSTVARILTKVHSPTEGEILYKGKDITEIQTRADILDYRSKVQMVFQDPFGSLNPTHTIAHHLTRPLMIHNQVKSKAEIRPRLEELIKLVELDDDTLEKFPHQLSGGQRQRVNLARALAVGAKVILADEPTSMLDVSIRLGVLNLMQEMKEKMGIGFLYITHDLATAHYIAEETAVMYRGQIVEWGDTRKILTNPQHPYTKLLISAVPDPDLPFGNLLKESPNYSVDAEKIRELSALPQPEYSEVSDNHFVRHWENAGENAA, via the coding sequence ATGACACAACCCATTATTCAGGTAAGAGAGTTGCGTAAAACCTTCACCATGGGTGGCGGCTTCAGTAAAACAGAGCAATTTGAAGCCCTACGCGGCATCAGCTTTGACCTTCATGCCGGTAAGACGCTCGCACTGGTCGGGGAATCAGGCTGTGGCAAAAGTACCGTCGCACGTATTTTAACGAAGGTACACAGCCCTACAGAAGGCGAGATCCTCTATAAGGGCAAAGACATTACCGAGATCCAAACCCGTGCCGACATCCTAGATTATCGCAGTAAAGTGCAGATGGTCTTTCAAGACCCCTTTGGTTCACTGAATCCAACGCATACCATTGCACACCATTTAACGCGCCCACTGATGATCCACAATCAAGTGAAATCAAAAGCAGAGATTCGCCCGCGTCTTGAAGAACTCATTAAACTCGTCGAGTTAGATGACGACACACTCGAAAAATTCCCGCATCAGCTCAGTGGTGGTCAGCGCCAGCGTGTTAATCTTGCGCGTGCCCTCGCTGTCGGCGCAAAAGTGATTCTTGCGGATGAACCCACCTCAATGCTGGATGTTTCAATCCGTCTAGGCGTGTTGAATCTTATGCAAGAAATGAAAGAAAAGATGGGGATCGGGTTCCTTTACATCACGCACGACTTAGCCACAGCCCATTACATTGCTGAAGAAACGGCGGTAATGTATCGGGGACAAATCGTGGAATGGGGCGATACGCGTAAGATATTGACCAACCCACAACATCCATACACTAAACTATTGATATCAGCTGTCCCTGACCCTGATCTTCCTTTTGGCAACTTACTGAAAGAGTCACCGAACTATTCAGTCGATGCCGAAAAGATCCGTGAGCTCAGCGCTCTACCGCAACCTGAGTACTCAGAGGTGAGTGACAACCATTTTGTTCGTCACTGGGAAAATGCCGGAGAAAACGCTGCATGA
- a CDS encoding ABC transporter ATP-binding protein — MNNAFHPDPLLQVRDLDVDYITDAGDFRAVNKVSFDIGKGEIFGLAGESGCGKSTIAFAINQLHKPPAFISGGQILFEGDDLLKKTSKQINAIRWKDIAMVFQSAMNSLNPVLPVDEQFVDVMRHHLGFTREEAIERAEKMLDLVNISRDRLFDYPHQFSGGMRQRLVIAIALSLNPKMIVMDEPTTALDVVVQREILQQIFQLREEFGFSILFITHDLALMTQLCDRVAVMRKGQLVEVAGSKEIRNNPQHPYTQKLWASFPNIHEVHEETPA; from the coding sequence ATGAATAACGCATTTCATCCGGACCCGCTATTGCAGGTTCGGGATTTGGATGTGGACTACATTACAGATGCGGGTGATTTTCGCGCTGTAAACAAGGTAAGTTTCGACATTGGTAAAGGGGAGATTTTCGGTCTCGCGGGCGAATCTGGGTGTGGTAAAAGTACCATAGCATTTGCCATTAACCAGCTTCACAAGCCGCCTGCATTTATCAGTGGTGGTCAAATCCTTTTTGAAGGCGATGACTTACTGAAGAAAACGTCAAAACAGATTAATGCCATTCGCTGGAAGGACATTGCGATGGTATTTCAGAGTGCAATGAACTCACTCAACCCTGTTCTACCCGTCGATGAGCAGTTTGTTGATGTTATGCGCCACCATCTCGGCTTTACCCGAGAAGAGGCGATAGAGCGCGCAGAAAAGATGCTTGATCTGGTGAACATTAGCCGCGACCGCCTTTTCGACTATCCACACCAATTCAGTGGTGGAATGCGACAACGTCTTGTGATTGCCATCGCGCTATCACTCAATCCCAAAATGATTGTCATGGATGAGCCAACAACCGCGTTAGACGTTGTTGTTCAACGTGAGATTCTGCAACAAATCTTCCAGCTTCGTGAAGAGTTTGGCTTCTCCATTCTATTCATTACCCATGACCTCGCACTCATGACCCAACTTTGCGATCGTGTTGCGGTTATGCGCAAAGGCCAGTTGGTTGAAGTCGCTGGCTCGAAAGAGATCCGCAACAACCCTCAGCACCCATATACGCAAAAGTTATGGGCATCATTCCCGAATATCCATGAAGTACACGAGGAGACGCCAGCATGA
- a CDS encoding D-alanyl-D-alanine carboxypeptidase family protein, which yields MKYAAASLRLVTFSTLFSASVMAAPTVVPDAPSIAAKGYILMDFHSGTILAQQNADESLNPASLTKLMTSYVIGQEVKRGNISLEDNVVISQNAWARNFPDSSKMFIEVGKTVKAEDLNRGIIIQSGNDASVAMAEHVAGSEDAFVSLMNSWASTLGMTSSHFSNVHGLDAENLYTTPRDIAVLAQAIIRDVPAQHQYYSEKSFTYNGITQNNRNGLLWDRSLNVDGMKTGYTQSAGYNLVSTATQGQMRLISVVMGTSSARSREAESKKLLNYGFRFFETVSPHKAGQEVVSERIWMGDAEQISLGVPSDTFVTVMRSQRNNLVANAELSGELEAPIRKGDQVGRLVYQLDNEVITEVPLVALEDVERGGFFSRIKDMFIRFLKGLFS from the coding sequence ATGAAATACGCCGCCGCATCACTGCGACTTGTTACATTCTCCACCTTATTCTCCGCTTCTGTGATGGCCGCTCCAACTGTCGTTCCTGACGCTCCGTCGATTGCCGCTAAGGGCTATATCTTGATGGACTTCCACTCAGGCACCATACTTGCGCAACAAAACGCTGATGAATCACTCAACCCAGCGAGCTTAACCAAGCTGATGACGAGCTATGTCATCGGTCAAGAAGTCAAGCGCGGTAACATTTCTTTAGAAGATAATGTCGTTATCAGCCAAAACGCTTGGGCGCGTAACTTCCCTGACTCATCAAAGATGTTTATTGAAGTTGGAAAAACCGTAAAAGCCGAAGACCTTAACCGCGGTATCATCATTCAGTCGGGTAATGATGCCAGTGTCGCTATGGCTGAGCATGTTGCTGGCTCAGAAGATGCCTTTGTCAGCCTGATGAACTCTTGGGCAAGCACCCTCGGCATGACATCAAGCCACTTTAGTAACGTGCATGGCTTAGATGCAGAAAACCTCTACACAACCCCGCGCGACATCGCAGTGTTGGCACAAGCCATTATCCGTGATGTCCCTGCACAACATCAGTACTACAGTGAAAAATCATTCACCTACAACGGGATCACCCAAAACAACCGCAATGGCCTCCTTTGGGATCGCAGCCTCAATGTCGATGGTATGAAAACTGGCTACACCCAAAGTGCCGGCTACAACTTAGTCTCAACGGCCACCCAAGGGCAGATGCGCCTCATTAGTGTCGTCATGGGTACCAGTAGCGCGCGAAGCCGCGAAGCTGAGTCAAAAAAACTTCTCAACTACGGCTTCCGTTTCTTTGAAACCGTTTCACCGCATAAAGCAGGACAAGAAGTTGTTTCAGAACGTATTTGGATGGGCGACGCAGAGCAAATCAGTTTAGGTGTCCCTTCAGATACTTTCGTGACAGTGATGCGCAGTCAACGCAACAATCTTGTGGCAAACGCTGAATTATCTGGCGAGCTAGAAGCGCCGATTCGTAAAGGTGATCAAGTTGGCCGACTCGTCTACCAACTCGACAATGAAGTGATCACTGAAGTGCCTTTAGTGGCACTAGAAGATGTCGAACGAGGTGGCTTCTTTTCACGTATAAAAGATATGTTTATTCGCTTCTTAAAAGGCCTGTTTAGCTAA
- a CDS encoding ATP-binding protein produces MQSINPTQLLNETAKVMAVKAAEKRLPLLLEISPHFPISIESDPTRIKQILVNLIGNAIKFTNEGYVAIRATFENSTLLISVQDTGIGMNEKQQAQLFRPFTQADASTTRKYGGTGLGLSIVKQLLELFNGRIKATSALEKGTTFSLRIPLHEFEINDTTEINLSDKNLLLVSPAVEIRRLFEPHCQQWSLPFSVISDPNEILSAIADHTNVIIDTLNIEHALFARLISMKNRFPKTNFIGLSPPSHPKIRPNPILASCDHTLTVPFCPTAIVHLLEEGIASPPAPSSMTTKLQPSSLQPKYLLIVEDNEVNQQVITAMLDQIGMRHRLAVDGNKALDTLTEEHQRFDMILMDCQMPVMDGYEATALIREGKVGDYYRTVPIIALTANALPEDRQRCLDAGMNDYLSKPLAIETLEACLERWLQPASRQDRPVA; encoded by the coding sequence GTGCAATCCATAAATCCCACTCAACTATTAAACGAAACGGCCAAAGTGATGGCAGTAAAAGCCGCTGAGAAACGCTTACCTCTTCTTCTCGAAATATCACCGCACTTCCCTATCAGTATTGAATCAGATCCCACGCGCATTAAACAGATATTGGTCAACCTGATCGGTAATGCGATTAAATTTACCAATGAAGGGTATGTCGCGATTCGCGCTACATTTGAAAACAGTACATTACTCATTTCTGTGCAAGATACAGGCATAGGAATGAACGAAAAGCAGCAGGCGCAGCTCTTTAGGCCATTCACTCAAGCGGATGCATCAACGACCCGTAAATATGGTGGTACTGGACTGGGGCTGAGTATTGTAAAACAGTTACTCGAATTATTTAATGGACGTATAAAAGCAACCAGTGCACTGGAAAAAGGCACCACGTTTTCCCTGCGCATTCCGTTGCACGAGTTTGAGATTAATGACACAACCGAAATCAACCTTAGCGATAAGAATCTCTTGCTCGTCTCACCCGCGGTAGAAATTCGCCGCTTGTTTGAGCCACATTGTCAACAGTGGTCTTTACCTTTTAGCGTCATTTCAGACCCCAATGAAATACTCTCAGCAATAGCAGATCACACGAATGTCATTATTGACACCCTTAACATTGAACACGCCTTGTTTGCGCGTCTCATCAGCATGAAGAACCGTTTTCCAAAGACTAACTTCATCGGTCTCAGCCCACCATCACACCCCAAGATTCGTCCAAATCCGATACTGGCAAGCTGCGATCACACCCTTACAGTGCCTTTTTGTCCAACGGCCATCGTACATTTGCTCGAAGAAGGCATCGCCTCTCCGCCTGCGCCATCCTCGATGACGACAAAACTACAGCCGTCGTCACTGCAACCGAAATACCTGCTCATTGTTGAAGACAACGAAGTGAATCAGCAAGTCATTACAGCGATGCTCGACCAGATCGGAATGCGGCATCGACTTGCGGTAGATGGCAATAAGGCCCTTGATACACTCACTGAAGAGCACCAACGCTTCGACATGATATTAATGGATTGTCAGATGCCCGTTATGGACGGCTATGAAGCCACTGCGTTGATTCGGGAAGGAAAAGTCGGGGACTATTATCGAACCGTGCCCATCATTGCGTTAACGGCGAATGCATTGCCCGAAGATAGACAACGTTGCTTAGATGCGGGGATGAATGACTATCTGAGCAAGCCACTCGCCATTGAAACATTAGAGGCATGCCTCGAGCGCTGGCTACAACCTGCTTCCCGTCAAGACCGCCCTGTGGCTTAA